The proteins below are encoded in one region of Sminthopsis crassicaudata isolate SCR6 chromosome 1, ASM4859323v1, whole genome shotgun sequence:
- the LOC141539240 gene encoding myelin-oligodendrocyte glycoprotein-like, translating into MEISRCSKAFLFKFLISFLLLDMPAQVSGAFLVFGPTAPLQASVGGEAILSCHLSPAQSAQHMEVVWSKSQDIVHHYQSEEDDFTDQSPNYHGRTKLMKNAITAGNVTLRIGDVKPSDAGQYKCHFSDYSHSAEAFMELEVIEPPNLFQTYPIWWSVIGILALVQLSILFYYSWKTYQYRGNFLVLWSHKMGVITLAVFWCLLMGFLIYYIVNMSGCRGMEDLEEWVYKDRVYLALLTFLPLLPTFLFVSVDFYGKRKAKEKRNRNQSGNPAEGIPLQDSQERNNK; encoded by the exons ATGGAGATCAGCAGGTGCTCAAAAGCCTTTCTCTTCAAATTCCttatctccttcctcctccttgaCATGCCTGCTCAAGTTTCAG GAGCTTTCTTAGTGTTTGGACCTACAGCACCTCTCCAGGCTTCAGTAGGAGGAGAGGCGATATTATCATGTCATCTGTCCCCCGCTCAAAGTGCCCAGCATATGGAAGTGGTTTGGTCCAAATCCCAGGATATAGTGCATCACTATCAAAGTGAGGAAGATGATTTCACAGACCAGTCACCTAATTACCATGGGAGGACTAAgctgatgaaaaatgccatcacTGCCGGGAATGTTACATTGAGAATAGGGGATGTGAAACCTTCAGATGCGGGACAGTATAAGTGTCATTTTTCTGATTATTCTCATTCAGCAGAAGCATTCATGGAGCTGGAGGTCATAG AGCCACCAAACCTGTTTCAAACCTATCCTATCTGGTGGAGTGTGATTGGCATCCTGGCATTGGTACAGCTCAGCATCCTCTTTTACTACAGCTGGAAAACCTACCAGTACAGAG GGAATTTCCTAGTCCTATGGTCTcataaaatgggagtgataacCCTGGCAGTTTTTTGGTGTTTACTGATGGGCTTCCTCATTTACTACATTGTGAATATGTCTGGCTGTCGAG GCATGGAAGACCTGGAAGAGTGGGTATACAAGGACCGGGTGTATTTGGCACTTTTGACATTCCTTCCTCTACTGCCAACATTCCTGTTTGTTTCTGTTGATTTCTATGGCAAGCGCAAGGCAAAAG AGAAAAGAAACCGAAACCAATCTGGAAACCCAGCAG AAGGTATACCACTGCAGGACTctcaagaaagaaacaataaataa